The genome window TGTGGGGAGAACTCATGATTATCAACTCAGTCTCTCTCATGGTTATTGGTTTATTCTGACTTTCTATTCCTTTTTGAGTCAATActgataatgtatcaatatttttctaaaatataacacatttcATCTATGCTTTCAAATACTATGGTGTAAAGTTGGTCATCCTGTGTTTGCGTGACTTTCAAAGCCTTTATTGGTACTAATATGACTTCTTCATTTAATCATCAGTATACCAGAAAAAATTAGTCATCATTTGTCATCTGGGTCCAATGgacccttttaatttttaaaaacatttaaagtgggcttccctggtggcgcagtggttgagagtccgcctgccgatgcaggggacacgggttcgtgccccggtccgggaagatcccacatgccgtggagcggctgggcccgtgagccatggccgctgagcctgcgcttccggagcctgtgctccgcaacgggagaggccacaacagtaagaggcccgcataccgcaaaaaacaaaacaaaaaacaaacaaacaaaaaaacatttaaagtgatttAGCAAAATGTAGAGAATAAAGAGATGGTTAGAAAGAACTTTGTTAGACATCTTAATAAGAATGTAAACATAGGAAACCCAAATTTTTATTCACTATTTTCGTGGTTTTGAAAGTATTTAATACATAAGATGGGTAGCATCTCGAACATAAATAGGTGTTCATCTACTGTCACAAACTTAGAATATATTCATCTCATGAACCTTGACTCCAGAGTTTAAATATATCTCTAATGGGctttagtttattattatttcttgttctttttacaCTTGCATCTTCAAAATGCAATACATTTAAGAACTTAGATGTCATATTTTTGTTAAGGAAAGGATGgtcatttctttttgcttcataATTGCAAAACACTTTCACTTTCAGATTTATAAACACCAATCAGAATGGTAAATCCaattgatttttcacttttacatCATCTATTTCCTTTTAATCAATTCTGAATACACACCTGCCTTTAGTATTTGTCTACCTACAATTCtgattaataaacataaaagatgTTCTTGTCACAAAGTACTGTGATGAAGTCTTTCCTTTTGGATGACTGAGTAAATGAGAATATCATATTTCTGTCGTCCTTAGAAATATATTGTTCACGCATTGATTCTtgaatttgagaaaaaattttcTAGGATATTGTCAACTGAAAATTTATAGTCTGAGAGTTTGCTTATAAGAGACCAGAGTGCTGATTTGTTTAATAATCATGAAATACctgctaattttcttttctttgccattatgggtgaaaaatgaaaaatgccaaATTCTTAATTGTGCCcaaataaaagctttaaaaaacatttacagCGATTGTGTCTCTAGACTTCTTTTATCCCTTCTTTAAAGATGATGCAGGATTTAGGGCaatgcaaagaaaacagaaggatgaTGCAAGTGGTGATTATCCTTCTAGGTGATTCcatctctttgttttcttactgtagTTCTTTTTTCCAGCATAGTTCCTGATGTTACACCAGAGGTTaacattgtttatatttttccttttgtccttttttcatcaatctgttttcttttttttttttggctccacaGTGCGACTTGAGGgctctcagctccctgaccagggattgagcccgggccacagcagggaaagcctggaatcctaagaactaggccaccagggaactcccttttcATCAATCTTTATTGACTTTAGTTAATCCAAGGAATAGGCTTTTTTTTGTTGACAATCTCTATAGCTTTGCCTTGTTTCactgacttactttttttttttttttttttttttttaaatttatggaacATTTTGGTCaggaatcggcaggcggattctcaaccactgcgccaccagggaagcccccactgacTTACTTTTTTGAGGgtagtttctgtttttaaatttatggaaCATTTTGGTCAGAAAACATGATCTGCCTATCAATCAAATCTTTGAAATTTGCAAAGAGTCTTTGTGATTTAGAACacttataaaaaatttattatatacttGTGTACTTGAAAAGATGTGTACATGTtgtatataaagatataatttctattttatataccaGTTCTTTATATCCCTACAAATTCTACCTCTGCTTGTTATATCCATGTCTAGTAGAGATGTGCTAAAATCCCCACTGTGATTGTgaatttcaatctttttatagctttttattttagatgttatCTTTTCTAAACCAACAAAGATTGATTCCATCTATCTAATCCAATCTGAAAATCtgccttttaaaagattttacttttttaagattCACTGTTATTACTGGAATATTTGGACTTACTGCTgtcatttacttcttttcctgACTTCTCTTGGATTTATGGTTTACTatattccttcctccctcctctgatgatttgagagctttaaaaattttagtcataTATTCTCTAAAGTAATTATGAAAAGTGATGTACCCTTTTATACTTTCCAAGTCAACATAAAAACACTTTTATCGTAAGTTtcaaaaattgcaaaggaagtcATTTTGGTAACATTGATGTTTTAAGCAAATCCATTACATTATTAAAGTATCCAACTGAATCTAATTATCACAGTAATTTGCTATCTAAAAACACTCCTTAACATAGTAGGACATTTTACACTATTTTATTCCCAactcatatttccattttactatCCCACGTAATTTTTATCTCATTGTAATAGTGTAATGCTTGAAAGTCCTTTACTGATATCTTGTCATACATCTATTTctcaaaaatgtatgaaaaatatatttattgaaattaaaaaatatttttggaaataaaaaaaaacatttccaatGGCTATAAACTTCAAAGTGCTCAAGTTATCTGTTATCTGGATCATCATTACtattcaaacaataaaaacaccATAAATACTGCTAACTGCTAGAATGAGACATTATTACTATGTTTAAACTATAGATATAAATGCTGAGAAAACTCATTTACGCATACAAAAAGGGATAGACTTTTGTTATAATGATGTCACTTAATTCTTGTACACCTTTTAAGTTATATGCCAAAAATAGTAAACTGATCATCAAATTACTTTTAATGATCTTTAACTAACAATCtgattttcttcaattttgttgAAAACAAAGAATTGAAAAACCACCCTCACTGAAGATCTTGTTGTTCAggccattttctttctcatatccTTGGAAAGTTAACCAAAGGCTTTACTGAGACTTATCTATAACTTTTTCACTGAGTCATCTTGCTTATGGAGCCTAAAATTAAGACAACCGTGAGTATAAACACCCCCATAAATTCCACATAATTACTGAGGATAATTCTACATAGATTAGAGAACAGAATATAAATACCTGAGAAGGAAGAATTAATCCTAACTAAGTAAAGCTGGTTTTTCAAAGTTAAATGTACTGTCCTCGACTATGTTTTGTGGACATTTACACCAAAACCTATATGTAAATACATGTTCTGCTTTTAAAAGTATTGTTTATGGTATTTTATCAAACTAAGAtgtacattttaacatctctgaaattgggatgCATCTTATAATTGACAGCATATTATAGTTTAGTTGGCAGTGTTTTTACTCAGTGGTATATAATggattatatataattatataataatagttTCTTAGGTCAGATGAAAAATTAGACTGTGGAATttaagagcaaaaaagaaaagatgttggGTCACTACTAAGTTCTGGGTTTATACAACGTATACTTACGACTATCATGTGTTTTATTTACAGTAAAATCCACCATATATTTCTGTTAATTTAAACTAAACACATagtaggaatgaaaaataaaacagagaaatggcTCAGAGACAATAAGCAGGAGACTTGGGCCAGGTAAAAAATTAATATGGATTTATAGAATCTAATAATGAACTGGCaaaggataataaaaatgtttctcttaagaatctgaaaaatgctctagaaaatataaaaatcatgaacTTACCTCTGAAATATGATCTTTTAAGATGTAAGGTTAATATGTCAGAAAGAAACATGGAAATTTTAACTTCTTCCTCCTTGAAATCATGCAAATTATGCTATTAAGACAGGTTTGAGACATATTCATCAGGTTCTTTATCATTAttgaaaatggggaaaagacagtttgCTTGACAGCAGAGTCACCAAAACCCATCATGCTTGCATACCAATCTTAAATATTCTAAGATAAATGAGTCAAGCaactttttcattgtttcctAAAAATAAAGTGCCTTTCCCTTCATATTATGTTCTTGCTCTCTTTGCTTTCACATGATTCACCCacaggaaaaatgattttttgaacAGTCAGGAGACAAAAAAGGCAAGGCCTATAAACAAAAACTGTCATCACTCTTTATCTCCCTACTTGACAACACATCTGAGTTCTGAATATCTCCACATGGGCCAACATAACTCATTTCTAAGACCACACTTCACCTATGATGAAAATACGTTAACTTCCACCGTACTTCCTTGGGCAGTCAGAAAGGTCTGCTTGAGTTCAAAGGGCAGGGACATAACTCTATATCTTGATGAGGTAGAGGCAAGGTTCTGGAAGAGTCTGAAGGACCTGAAATATTTTTGgcatcatttttgaaaaacacaaCCTGCCATAGCTTTCTTGTCAAGTGGAAGAAGGGTAATTATGAAAaggtagaagggaaaaaaacgAGAACTGGCATAATCCACCGATCATGGAAATGTTCTTTAAGCACATCATTTTAACTAAAGAGTGCATTTGGGATTTGAGGATCTGGATCAAAATCCCTTTAAAGCTATCTTTGCCTTTACAGTTAAATACTCCCAAAAGTATAAACACCCGTGTTTGAAAACCCAGCTATAGATTATACTTCCATTCTTtaattatatgaatatttaaGATGCATACTTAACTATAAATTTCCCTAACAGTTATTTAGCATCTCTGCGGAggtaaaaatgtgtattctggaacaatttaaaaaatcatttttcatttaaaagaatcaTCAACTCCTTTCACTCAGCTAAACAAAAATAGTTTAgtaatataaacaaaccaatatCAATGTCAAAAGACCTTTGATaactatatacactaccaaccaGAGCAATAAAGCAATGTATCTTTCCTGAGGacaaaaatgtttctcttaaaatcagaaagatcagaCCTCTGGAAGATGTTGGTAACTAGGCAGAAgagaaattttacatttagttGTTTAACATTACACTtataaagtagtaaaataaaatgcacataagCCATTAGAACaattataatttgaatgttttccAAATATGATATGAATATATTAGCATAAAACCTTTCTtgacttccttttttatttttgccaataaTCCAGTGATCTCCAAGCAATGgcttaataattatttctaaatgtcaCTTCTTAGAGATATTTCTTACCTATGAAGTTCAATAAAAGGTATGCAAAAGTATTGTACTTGCTCTAATTTTCATCATACATCATGACCTCAAATCACCTAGAAAGATGTTAGAAAATAAGGACATTCCCTTTAAAAGATTGGGGGAAAAATTACTATTCTCTTTACATATAGGAGACAAAGGCAGAGCAATATAGTAGTCGTAATCAGAATGTCTGCATCCACTcgccaaatatttattaagcacctactatttTCCAGGCATCATTCTAAGAGCTGAGGATATAGGGGTAAGTGAGAAAGTAACAGCTACCATTtagagtgcttactatgtgccaggctctggccTAAGAGTTTTCACACATGTaaacccatttaatcctcaaacacaACACCTCTATGACATGGGTActgttaattttttcattttacatataagaaaattgaggcacagagaagttaaataattcacCAAGCTAGTAACTGGTAGTAGTAGTCCTGGATGTCATGGAGCTTTTATTAATCTAAAATCCttcccttctcattttgttttgcttctgtgAAAAGACCTAACATACAAATAGAAGTGGTTATGGCTCAAATAGGTGGTGTAACCTTTCCACTTTTAAAGCTTTCTTTCTGGGaatgtttaaacaaaattttagctaTACTTTCATCATATATTGTGAccctaaaatatctaaaaagccTGAATGTTGTAAGACTTGATTTTGTTTAGTTAGGGAAAATGAAAATccccaacattttcatttttctccccattACTGTAGGTATAGGTACGTAGCATTCCTTCCTTTGGAAAGCCTTTCTTTAATCCAGGGAGGCCTGGTGGGGCTGAAGATCCTGGGACCCTGCCTCATTGTAGGGGTGAATCCATGTCCAAGCTAATCATGCCACACTGCCTTGATCATAGTTATTGGATCAAGACTCTAAAATATGACCTAAGCATGGCCAATCTGTCTTCACTGAGATTGACAGAGCTGGGATATGTTCTCTTCACAATGGAAGTGATTTAAGACTGCTGGTAGCCATCTTCCTGGGCCTCAAGAGAAAATGACTCCACAATACTGAGAGATGTGGAGTAGAGAAATCCAGACGCAGAATTCTTTAATATAGCTATGTAAGAAGTAGGTCTATCCTTGTCCTCTGCAGTTAAGTGAGTATAAAGGGTATGAATACTTTTTTTACTTAAGCTTAAGCGGGTTTCTGTAACTTTCAATCAAGTTTCAATGCATTTTTACAAAAGCATTACATAAAATACGCATGTAGAACAATGGTTATAATATGAATAGAAatctcctttattcttttcctttacccCCTTTCCCTATGAACAAATATAGAACTGTCTACAGGACAAAAGACAgtctatttcattttcaaaagtagtATGCAAAATATATACTTACGAATTCAAACTATGTGATTacaaagcattattttaataattctttggcATATGACAAAAGCACAATATAGCTAGAAagacaaaatgttttattttgaaacactggaaaaacattaaaagacaaaagtccaTTATATAACCAAGAAtgttaaatatttggaaactgtCAACCTTCTAAAATTGGTAGGCACTTCCAGAGAGCTAAATATTGCAAATTATCCTATCATATGTCTTCTCTAACAccaaaaatgcttgatatgatgaAGGAAGACACAACTAATTATTCAAAGTCACCATGTCAGGGTTCAACTTAATTACAAGCAAAAGTTTTGTCCAAGATGTGCCTGACAAATGAAGCTTCCAGttgaatttcagaaatgttaacaaAAGTATCTTCCTTTTTTGCCTGTGAATGTTTGAGTATTGCTGTATTGTTGGCTTATATCCACTACAGATACTGGTTCTAGGCCAGCCCAAGGGTCTTCAAGCATTGAAGGCTTGAAATAACTTTCCAACTCATTAgacattctcttttctctaccaCGCCCTGATCCAAATGGTGTAGATGTCCTTGGAGAaccctttagaaaaaaaatcatcagttaAAAAGGCATTTAGTAGCAGTAACTGGTACTTTTTCTTTAGAGGCTAGAGGGGATCACACTGCTAGTTAAAAGTTGTGTCTTGAACCCAAATATATTCACTTGAAAAGTCCATGCTTCCTTTAATCTAgtgttttaaaaaagtatttaaaccTATTTGATATACTAATTTATTGATAGTTTTATGCCCACTGTCACCTCAAATCCTTTTGGGTTTCTAATGTAATAACTTTCCCAAACTATAAACTGGTGATGAAGTAAGAAATTACTTGTACTGTAGTTTTCCCTCAGTATTTCCCTATTGCTTCTGGAAGCaaattaaaccttttttttttttggtaacccTACAGCTTCAAAATTTCTAGAACCCTCCCGTCTCATTAGCTCCACACTCAAAGGGATGGGTTTGGTTTAGCATAAGTTGGAAAACTACCAAGCATATTTAAGATGTAAACCACAGAATCCTAGACATACCAGAAAGAAGACTTAGAGCAGAAGCCAATGTAGTTGAAAAACtaaggccaaaaggaaaaaaaaaagaagaaaaaaaagggaaaaggtgcCATCAGTAGGAAGATGGCACTAGCCTGTAACCCTAGAGATGAGCCCTATGCTAGGGATTCATtcgctttttttccctccttggaGACCGGGGACTCAGAATAATTTACTGCAACGAACTGGCCAGGTCCCTGACGAAGGAGAGGGAATTAGGGAAATCTCCTGTGTTTGAGCGGCAGTGCACTGGCTAAAAGCAGGAGGACTATAGAAACAAAGTACAGCTCTGCAACTTTTTAGAGCATTCTAAAGAAAGTtatacttaacttctctgagcctcagtttattcatctgcgACATGGGGCTAACGATAGTATCTCACTTCATAGAGGATTCAAAATAATCCACGCAAAGGGATTATTAGTACCATGCCTGCCATACAGTAAGAGCTCGGCAAACGCTGGCTATGATTACCTGGGGGTGGGTCTGCTGCTGCCCTGGGGAGTAGCCGAATTGCTGCTGGGACCCCGCGGGGGACTTGGAGTAGTTGCCAGGGTAGCCGCCAGGGGACGGAGACCCGAACCGGCCCCCAGGGAAGCTGCCGCCGTGTCGCGGAGAGTGGCTGCTCCCGTAGGGCCTAGACCTGGGCCCGTACGGCGGCGTGTGGTGTGGACTCCCGTACCCGTCCCGCGGGGATGGCGGCCGCGCTCCGCCTCCGCCCGGGGTACCCCGGAAGCTGCTCCCGCTACCCCAACCTCCTACACCCGGGCCGGGGCAAGGAGGAGTCGGGGGTCGGAAATTCTGTCGGTGCATCTCAGAAGACGAAGACGAGGACCTCACTGGCGCGTTCTCCCGCCGGAACTGTCGCGACCAACGGTTCACAGACACTTGGTGGTCCTTCACCAAAACAGTCCTCCGCCCGCCAGCACCATAGAGCACATTGGTTCCGGCCTCACAAAGGTTCCTCTGGGGCGGCGGGATAAGTAGGTTATCGAATTGGGTACAGATTCAGCTGATTtaagtgaaggaaggaagaagaaaaaggataaaggaaAGGGCGAATCCCGGGCCCCAGCAATGGCCTTTGCAGTCTCGCGGGCTTTGGTTGCCACTGACTGACGGACCAGACGCCTGCCGAGCGGATGGCGGGGAGCCCGGAGCGCTCGGCAGGGCCGAGCCCCTCCCacctggcggggggcggggaccgAGG of Physeter macrocephalus isolate SW-GA chromosome 5, ASM283717v5, whole genome shotgun sequence contains these proteins:
- the MPLKIP gene encoding M-phase-specific PLK1-interacting protein, translating into MHRQNFRPPTPPCPGPGVGGWGSGSSFRGTPGGGGARPPSPRDGYGSPHHTPPYGPRSRPYGSSHSPRHGGSFPGGRFGSPSPGGYPGNYSKSPAGSQQQFGYSPGQQQTHPQGSPRTSTPFGSGRGREKRMSNELESYFKPSMLEDPWAGLEPVSVVDISQQYSNTQTFTGKKGRYFC